The Paludibacter jiangxiensis DNA segment TGGGTTATAGCCATTGACGCCAACGAATATTACAACAACAAATTGAAAAGTACCATTGGAGGCATTATCAAAAACGAAACAATGGCCTGGATAAAAGAACGCATGAACGATGCCAAGCGAAAAGGAAAAACCGTTATCGGCATGATGCACCATAACCTCATCGAACATTATTACGGACAATCGGTTATCGATACCGGATATGTTGTCAATAATTCAGAAACTGTCGCTAATGAATTGATGGAAGCCGGATTAAAAATCATCTTTACAGGTCATTATCACGCCAATGACATTACGAAACGAGAGCACAATGGTAAATTTATTTTTGATGTAGAAACAGGCTCTACCCTGAACTATCCATGTACTTACAGGATGCTTACAATCAAGGGAAATAAATATTCGTTCACCCCTCAAACAACAACAGATTTAATGCCTTCTGTAATGGGGATGACCTTTGACACTTATGCCAAAGCGTTTCTGTCTGCCCATCTCGATGGCTATTTTGCTTACCTACTTACCATGGCGAAAGGAGTTCCATCGTCGTATGCAACCCAATTCGCGCCCTGGTACAGAGCCGGATTTATGGCGCATTGCATGGGTGATGAATCGCCCACAAGCGATTTAGCCACTCAAACGGCAACATTAAATGCATTAGATCCTTCCGGCCAATTAAGCGGTATTCTCGGTTCATTCTGGACTGACATCAATACACCGGACAATACCGTGACGCTGGATTTGGAAACGGGATCAGCTTATTGAAAGCCATTTTTCACTTAACTAATCAGCCACAAAATGAGAGCTCCAACGGGCTCTCATTTTTTCATTTTAAGTACAACATGTATCCTATTTCCCACAGCTAAAAAAAATGTTGATGAATGTAAAAAACGCACTCAATTATAGTATATTTGTTGTGTAAAGAATCAATTAAACATTCTTTATACAGCTGATTCTCTTTATATTTCTCCGTATCCGCACAACCTCTCAAATAAGATAAACACCATGGAAAAAGTCACGCCATTCATCATCGCAGAAGCCGAACTGGACGCTATTATCGGGAAGCATCTGGGGAAACCGGGGATGCTACTGTCAGTTCTGGAAGAAGCGCAAGAGATGCATCCGCAGAAATATCTTCCGGGTGAAACACTCTTATCAATTGCACAAAAACTAAATATCGCCTATTCTCAGGTATACAGTGTTGTAACCTTCTATTCGTTTTTCAATCTTATGCCTCAGGGGCGTCATTCTATCGTTGTCTGCCGGGGCACCGCCTGCCACACAAAAGGATCGAAAGCACTACTGGACGAAATTTGTCCGCTATTGGGAATACATCGGGAGGCAAATGCTTCCGAATCGAACTTCACAACACCCGACAATGAGTTTACGATCAAGACGGTCGCTTGTTTCGGACAGTGTGCTCTCTCTCCCGTCATTGCTATTGATGGCATCATTCACAGCAATGTAAATTCTCAGAAGCTGGCCAAAATACTGAACAAGATCAAATCTTCAATTAAAACGTCCGGCGATAAATAATCGCTTGCGGTAGCCTTATTTTCGTTTTGCTTGTCTTTCATA contains these protein-coding regions:
- a CDS encoding metallophosphoesterase family protein, translating into MKSLFHAISILLIGLLIACQDNMTLTYNNGSIASLSSAKISDGARIAILSDIHVMHPSLLINDGTAFQNYLAQDPKLLEYSAQILEATISKLIAQKPDLVLVAGDLTKDGELISHEFVSRQLQRLVSHGIKVLVTVGNHDVNNPEAAKFDGDKVYPAENVPANKIRSIYPNFGFANSLSKDPNSLSYVNEPIKDLWVIAIDANEYYNNKLKSTIGGIIKNETMAWIKERMNDAKRKGKTVIGMMHHNLIEHYYGQSVIDTGYVVNNSETVANELMEAGLKIIFTGHYHANDITKREHNGKFIFDVETGSTLNYPCTYRMLTIKGNKYSFTPQTTTDLMPSVMGMTFDTYAKAFLSAHLDGYFAYLLTMAKGVPSSYATQFAPWYRAGFMAHCMGDESPTSDLATQTATLNALDPSGQLSGILGSFWTDINTPDNTVTLDLETGSAY
- a CDS encoding NADH-quinone oxidoreductase subunit NuoE family protein; protein product: MEKVTPFIIAEAELDAIIGKHLGKPGMLLSVLEEAQEMHPQKYLPGETLLSIAQKLNIAYSQVYSVVTFYSFFNLMPQGRHSIVVCRGTACHTKGSKALLDEICPLLGIHREANASESNFTTPDNEFTIKTVACFGQCALSPVIAIDGIIHSNVNSQKLAKILNKIKSSIKTSGDK